In a genomic window of Leisingera caerulea DSM 24564:
- a CDS encoding amino acid ABC transporter permease, protein MSDTHAQTVAFVRETQIPPAPPPASETGVIKWLRENLFSNAANSALTIVALAAIFMVLSNILPWVLNGVWTTSSLAECREVLQGKTGACFSVLTERWNQLLYGFKYPGDQYWRPNLALVLFLVAAAPVLFFDLPRKLLAFTAVYPFLAFWLIWGGTLMVPVVAIVGFAAAATVFQKFGKSSFAIGFFGAIAVALAVWIIGGMLIPEGASENAWLSPVPSRDLGGFMLNLMLGVTCVSLSLPLGIALALGRQSDMPLIKWVCVIFIEFVRGVPLITLLFVASVMLAYFFPPESTVDLFLRVVIMITMFSAAYIAEVIRGGLAALPKGQYEAADSLGLDYPQAMRLIILPQALKISIPGIVNVAVGLFKDTTLVSVISMFDLVGMIRGPILASTEWNGVYWELLGFAAALFFVVCYGISQYSQWLERRLATDHR, encoded by the coding sequence ATGAGCGATACACACGCACAAACCGTCGCCTTTGTCCGCGAAACCCAGATTCCGCCGGCCCCGCCGCCGGCCTCTGAAACCGGCGTGATAAAATGGCTGCGCGAGAACCTGTTCTCCAACGCCGCGAACTCCGCGCTGACCATCGTGGCGCTGGCCGCGATCTTCATGGTGCTGAGCAACATCCTGCCTTGGGTGCTGAACGGGGTCTGGACCACCAGCTCGCTGGCCGAGTGCCGCGAGGTGCTGCAAGGCAAGACCGGGGCCTGTTTCTCGGTGCTGACCGAGCGCTGGAACCAGCTGCTTTACGGCTTCAAGTACCCGGGCGACCAATACTGGCGGCCGAACCTGGCGCTGGTGCTGTTCCTCGTGGCTGCGGCCCCGGTCCTTTTCTTCGATCTGCCGCGCAAGCTGCTGGCCTTTACTGCCGTCTACCCGTTCCTGGCCTTCTGGCTGATCTGGGGCGGCACGCTGATGGTGCCGGTGGTGGCGATTGTGGGCTTTGCAGCGGCTGCGACCGTGTTCCAGAAATTTGGCAAGAGCAGCTTTGCAATCGGCTTTTTCGGCGCCATCGCGGTGGCGCTGGCGGTCTGGATCATCGGCGGTATGCTGATCCCCGAAGGCGCGTCGGAGAATGCCTGGCTGAGCCCGGTGCCCTCGCGCGATCTGGGCGGCTTCATGCTGAACCTGATGCTGGGGGTGACCTGTGTGTCGCTGTCGCTGCCCTTGGGCATCGCGCTGGCGCTGGGGCGCCAGTCGGACATGCCGCTGATCAAGTGGGTCTGTGTCATCTTCATCGAGTTCGTGCGCGGCGTGCCGCTGATCACGCTGCTGTTCGTGGCCTCGGTGATGCTGGCCTATTTCTTCCCGCCGGAAAGCACCGTCGACCTGTTCCTGCGCGTGGTGATCATGATCACCATGTTCTCCGCGGCCTATATCGCCGAGGTGATCCGCGGCGGCCTTGCCGCGCTTCCGAAGGGGCAGTACGAAGCGGCTGACAGCCTTGGCCTGGATTACCCCCAGGCGATGCGGCTGATCATCCTGCCGCAGGCGCTGAAGATCTCCATCCCGGGCATCGTGAACGTGGCCGTCGGCCTGTTCAAGGACACCACCCTGGTTTCGGTCATCTCGATGTTCGACCTGGTTGGCATGATCCGCGGCCCGATCCTCGCCTCCACAGAGTGGAACGGCGTGTACTGGGAGCTTTTGGGCTTTGCGGCCGCGCTGTTCTTCGTCGTCTGCTACGGCATTTCTCAATACTCACAGTGGCTCGAGCGCCGTCTCGCCACCGACCACCGTTAA
- a CDS encoding DUF411 domain-containing protein, which yields MHRRTLLLAAAALPFAALPGFAAAAAETTIRIMKSPTCGCCTAWADRLAAAGFTTEVRNVADEELWAMKERLGVNGDLASCHTAVAGPYVIEGHVPAEDIQRLLAEQPEALGLTVPGMPIGSPGMEMGDEREAFDTLLILADGSTEVFASHS from the coding sequence ATGCACCGCCGTACCCTGCTGCTGGCCGCAGCCGCCCTCCCCTTTGCCGCCCTGCCGGGCTTTGCCGCGGCGGCGGCGGAGACCACCATCCGCATCATGAAGTCGCCCACCTGCGGCTGCTGCACCGCCTGGGCCGACCGCCTGGCCGCTGCAGGCTTCACCACCGAAGTGCGCAATGTGGCGGATGAGGAGCTGTGGGCGATGAAGGAGCGGCTCGGCGTCAACGGCGATCTGGCCTCCTGCCACACCGCGGTGGCAGGGCCTTATGTGATCGAGGGCCACGTCCCGGCAGAAGACATCCAGCGGCTGCTCGCGGAGCAGCCTGAGGCGCTTGGGCTGACGGTGCCGGGGATGCCGATCGGCTCGCCGGGGATGGAGATGGGCGACGAGCGCGAGGCCTTCGATACCCTGCTGATCCTGGCAGATGGCAGCACAGAAGTTTTTGCCAGCCATTCCTGA
- the argB gene encoding acetylglutamate kinase has translation MKKQDMNRDWIATAETLSSALPYFQRFAGAIVVIKLGGHAMGSDEAMDTFARDIVLMRQVGVNPVIVHGGGPMINAMLEKLQIKSEFVNGKRVTDAATMEVVEMVLSGVVNKRIVQAINRQGGRAVGLSGKDANLITCDQANPDLGFVGAPAEMDPMVLHGLFEKNMIPVIAPIGGGRNGETFNINGDTAAGAIAKALTADRLLLLTDVAGVKNAEGDVVTELKAADVEEMTASGVIAGGMIPKTETALDAVRNGVRACTIVDGRVQNAVLLELYTDHGAGSMIRA, from the coding sequence ATGAAGAAACAAGATATGAACCGCGATTGGATTGCCACCGCCGAAACCCTCTCCAGCGCGCTGCCGTATTTCCAGCGCTTTGCCGGGGCCATTGTCGTCATCAAGCTGGGCGGCCACGCCATGGGCAGCGACGAGGCGATGGACACCTTTGCCCGCGATATCGTGCTGATGCGCCAGGTCGGGGTGAACCCGGTGATCGTGCATGGCGGCGGGCCGATGATCAACGCGATGCTGGAAAAGCTGCAGATCAAGTCGGAGTTCGTGAACGGCAAGCGCGTCACCGACGCCGCTACCATGGAGGTGGTGGAAATGGTGCTGTCCGGCGTCGTCAACAAGCGCATCGTGCAGGCGATCAACCGCCAGGGCGGCCGCGCGGTGGGGCTGTCGGGCAAGGATGCAAACCTCATCACCTGCGATCAGGCCAACCCGGACCTGGGCTTTGTCGGCGCACCGGCCGAGATGGACCCGATGGTGCTGCACGGGCTGTTTGAAAAGAACATGATCCCGGTGATCGCCCCGATCGGCGGCGGCCGCAATGGCGAGACGTTCAACATCAACGGCGACACCGCCGCCGGCGCCATCGCCAAGGCGCTGACCGCCGACCGGCTTTTGCTGCTGACCGATGTGGCGGGCGTCAAGAATGCCGAGGGCGACGTGGTGACCGAACTGAAGGCGGCGGATGTCGAGGAGATGACCGCCAGCGGCGTGATCGCGGGCGGTATGATCCCCAAGACCGAAACCGCGCTGGATGCGGTCCGCAATGGCGTGCGCGCCTGCACCATCGTGGACGGGCGGGTGCAGAACGCAGTGCTGCTGGAGCTTTATACCGACCACGGCGCAGGCTCGATGATCCGCGCCTGA
- a CDS encoding amino acid ABC transporter substrate-binding protein, whose amino-acid sequence MKKTVFLGALTVAGLAAGAAAAGTLDDVKARGKLNCGVTTGLVGFAAPNANGEWEGFDVAVCRAVAAAVLGDSTAVEFVPTTGKTRFTALASGEIDMLARNTTWTFSRDVDLKFEFTGVNYYDGQGFMVPKELGVSSAKELDGATVCIQTGTTTELNLADFFRSNNISYEPVPIETNAEAQQQYLAGACDVYTTDASGLAATRATFDDPSAHVILPEIISKEPLGPLVRHGDHEWGDVVRWTLNALIAAEELGVTSANISEMAAGTDNPEINRLLGSEGTLGEMLGVDADWAHKAIAANGNYGEIFAKTIGEDTPVGLARGLNAQWTEGGLLYAPPFR is encoded by the coding sequence ATGAAAAAAACCGTATTTTTGGGCGCTCTGACCGTTGCTGGTCTGGCGGCTGGCGCAGCTGCTGCCGGCACGCTGGATGACGTGAAAGCCCGCGGCAAGCTGAACTGCGGCGTCACCACCGGCCTGGTCGGATTTGCGGCCCCGAATGCGAATGGCGAATGGGAAGGTTTTGACGTCGCCGTCTGCCGTGCTGTGGCTGCAGCCGTGCTGGGCGACTCGACCGCTGTTGAATTCGTGCCGACCACCGGCAAGACCCGCTTTACCGCGCTGGCCTCCGGCGAAATCGACATGCTGGCCCGCAACACCACCTGGACCTTCTCGCGCGATGTCGACCTGAAGTTCGAATTCACCGGCGTGAACTACTACGACGGCCAGGGCTTCATGGTCCCGAAAGAGCTGGGCGTGTCCTCGGCGAAGGAACTGGACGGCGCCACCGTCTGCATCCAGACCGGCACCACCACCGAGCTGAACCTGGCGGACTTCTTCCGCTCCAACAACATCAGCTATGAGCCGGTTCCGATCGAAACCAACGCCGAAGCGCAGCAGCAGTATCTGGCAGGCGCCTGCGACGTCTACACCACCGACGCCTCCGGGCTGGCCGCAACCCGTGCCACCTTCGACGATCCGTCCGCGCATGTAATCCTGCCGGAAATCATCTCCAAGGAGCCGCTGGGCCCGCTGGTCCGCCACGGCGACCACGAGTGGGGTGACGTTGTCCGCTGGACCCTGAACGCACTGATCGCAGCCGAAGAGCTGGGCGTCACGTCCGCCAACATCAGCGAAATGGCAGCCGGCACCGACAACCCGGAAATCAACCGCCTGCTGGGCAGCGAAGGCACCCTGGGCGAGATGCTGGGTGTGGATGCCGACTGGGCGCACAAAGCGATCGCCGCCAATGGCAACTATGGTGAAATCTTTGCCAAGACCATCGGCGAAGACACCCCGGTCGGCCTGGCCCGCGGCCTGAACGCTCAGTGGACCGAAGGCGGCCTGCTGTACGCTCCGCCGTTCCGCTAA
- a CDS encoding sterol desaturase family protein: protein MEYETLIRLAAFLGLFALFAAAEAWAPRRGRSLPRRRRWPANLSISILNTLTLRALAVGLPLLAVGAALDAAEHGWGLLNAVRWPGWVEVLLAVLVLDFAIWLQHLITHKVPLLWRLHRVHHADRDMDVTTAVRFHPVEIALSMLLKIGLVYLLGPSALAVVLFEILLNGTALFNHANLALPRRADALLRLLLVTPDMHRVHHSIHRHEHDSNYGFALSVWDRIFGTYTAQPGQGHDGMTVGLQWQDGRPARLGWSLMLPFRRR from the coding sequence ATGGAGTATGAAACCCTGATCCGCCTTGCGGCCTTCCTGGGGCTGTTTGCGCTATTTGCGGCGGCAGAAGCCTGGGCGCCGCGGCGCGGCCGCAGCCTGCCGCGGCGGCGGCGCTGGCCGGCCAACCTGTCGATCTCGATCCTGAACACGCTGACCCTGCGGGCGCTGGCGGTCGGGCTGCCCTTGCTGGCCGTCGGCGCGGCGCTGGATGCGGCAGAGCATGGCTGGGGGCTGCTGAATGCGGTCCGCTGGCCCGGCTGGGTGGAGGTGCTGCTGGCGGTGCTGGTGCTGGATTTCGCTATCTGGCTGCAGCATCTGATCACCCACAAGGTGCCGCTGTTGTGGCGGCTGCACCGGGTGCATCATGCCGACCGCGACATGGACGTGACCACCGCGGTGCGGTTTCACCCGGTGGAGATTGCCCTGTCGATGCTGCTGAAGATCGGGCTGGTCTATCTGCTGGGGCCCTCAGCCCTGGCGGTGGTGCTGTTTGAGATCCTGCTGAACGGCACCGCGCTGTTCAACCATGCCAACCTGGCGCTGCCCCGCAGGGCGGATGCGCTGCTGCGGCTGCTGCTGGTGACGCCGGACATGCACCGGGTGCATCACTCTATCCATCGCCACGAGCATGACAGCAACTACGGCTTTGCCCTGTCGGTCTGGGACCGGATCTTTGGCACCTACACGGCGCAGCCGGGCCAGGGGCATGACGGCATGACCGTGGGGCTGCAGTGGCAGGACGGCCGCCCGGCGCGGCTGGGCTGGAGCCTGATGCTGCCGTTCCGCCGCCGCTGA
- a CDS encoding amino acid ABC transporter permease produces MSTLTDPPNESFRLSMLINDTRYRSLTFQVIAAIVLALCIWYLGNNLIQNLRAAGLNISYSFLGDSAGYDINQTLVEYDSQSSHARAALVGLLNTVLVAFLACITATVFGVIAGVLRLSNNWLVSKLMAVYVEIFRNIPVLIWIIIIFTIMTAVLPGPRAFRGNDPSASMLFDAFAFTNRGIYTPLPWFQNGIFASTAMNWLLILAGFALSWIVAHQINVWASHKQEATGVRPKTMLPILAAWLVPFLALTLIMGLTWEYPELKGFNFSGGIKIGGPLIALWFALSIYTGAFIAENVRAGIQAVSKGQTEAASALGLRPRRVMNLVVLPQALRVIIPPLISQFLNITKNSSLAIAVGYADITATLGGITLNQTGRAIECVLLLMLFYLTASLVISMVMNVYNASVKLKER; encoded by the coding sequence ATGTCAACGCTTACTGACCCGCCGAACGAGAGTTTTCGGCTGTCTATGCTCATCAACGATACCCGCTACCGGTCACTGACCTTCCAGGTGATTGCGGCGATCGTTCTGGCCCTGTGTATCTGGTATCTGGGCAACAACCTGATCCAGAACCTGCGCGCTGCCGGGCTCAATATTTCCTACAGCTTCCTTGGCGACTCGGCCGGGTACGATATCAACCAGACCCTGGTTGAATACGACAGCCAGTCCAGCCACGCGCGCGCCGCGCTGGTCGGGTTGCTGAACACCGTGCTGGTGGCCTTCCTGGCCTGTATCACCGCCACCGTGTTCGGGGTGATCGCCGGGGTGCTGAGGCTTTCCAACAACTGGCTCGTTTCCAAGCTGATGGCTGTTTATGTCGAGATCTTCCGGAACATTCCGGTGCTGATCTGGATCATCATCATCTTCACGATCATGACGGCGGTGCTGCCGGGGCCGCGGGCTTTCCGGGGGAATGATCCTTCGGCAAGCATGCTGTTTGACGCCTTCGCCTTCACCAACCGCGGGATCTATACGCCGCTGCCCTGGTTCCAGAACGGGATCTTTGCCAGCACCGCGATGAACTGGCTGCTGATCCTGGCCGGGTTCGCGCTCTCTTGGATCGTGGCGCATCAGATCAACGTCTGGGCCAGCCACAAGCAGGAAGCCACCGGCGTGCGCCCCAAGACCATGCTGCCGATCCTCGCAGCCTGGCTGGTTCCGTTCCTGGCGCTGACACTGATCATGGGTCTGACCTGGGAATACCCTGAGCTGAAGGGCTTCAACTTCAGCGGCGGCATCAAGATCGGCGGCCCGCTGATCGCGCTGTGGTTTGCACTGTCGATCTACACCGGCGCCTTCATCGCGGAAAACGTCCGGGCCGGCATCCAGGCGGTGTCCAAGGGCCAGACCGAGGCGGCCTCTGCGCTGGGCCTGCGCCCGCGCCGGGTGATGAACCTGGTGGTGCTGCCGCAAGCGCTGCGGGTGATCATCCCGCCGCTGATCTCGCAGTTCCTCAACATCACCAAGAACTCCTCGCTCGCCATCGCCGTGGGCTATGCGGATATCACCGCAACCCTGGGCGGCATCACCCTGAACCAGACCGGCCGCGCCATCGAATGCGTGCTGCTTCTGATGCTGTTCTACCTGACCGCCTCGCTGGTGATTTCGATGGTGATGAACGTCTACAACGCATCTGTGAAGCTGAAGGAGCGCTGA
- a CDS encoding SixA phosphatase family protein produces MTCTLILTRHAKSAWDTSVPSDHARPLNKRGRRSAPAIADWLRGNGHVPDQVISSSSRRTRETFELMELGVPAAFTERLYHANSDILFKVLCQAEKPRVMLIGHNPGIAAFAHSIVATPPDHSRFDDYPTGATLVAEFDIGNWKDLSWSSGKAIDFAVPRELLGE; encoded by the coding sequence ATGACCTGCACCCTGATCCTGACCCGCCACGCCAAATCCGCTTGGGACACCAGTGTCCCCAGCGACCACGCCCGCCCGCTGAACAAGCGGGGCCGCCGCTCGGCCCCGGCCATTGCCGACTGGCTGCGCGGCAACGGCCATGTGCCGGATCAGGTCATCTCCTCCTCATCCAGACGCACCCGCGAGACCTTTGAGCTGATGGAACTGGGGGTGCCCGCGGCCTTTACCGAGCGGCTGTACCACGCCAATTCGGACATCCTGTTCAAGGTGCTGTGTCAGGCTGAGAAACCCCGCGTGATGCTGATCGGCCACAACCCCGGCATTGCCGCCTTTGCCCATTCCATCGTGGCCACCCCGCCGGACCATTCCCGGTTTGACGACTACCCGACCGGCGCCACACTGGTGGCTGAGTTCGACATCGGCAACTGGAAGGATCTCAGCTGGAGCAGCGGCAAAGCGATTGATTTCGCCGTCCCGCGGGAGCTGCTGGGCGAGTAG
- a CDS encoding amino acid ABC transporter ATP-binding protein, whose amino-acid sequence MSELMSDRQIDRSKMQVSDEVAIEITNMNKWYGSFHVLRDINLTVNQGERIVIAGPSGSGKSTLIRCLNALEEHQQGKIVVDGTELSNDLKNIDKIRSEVGMVFQHFNLFPHLTILENCTLAPIWVRKTPKKEAEERAMHFLEKVKIPEQANKYPGMLSGGQQQRVAIARSLCMMPRIMLFDEPTSALDPEMIKEVLDTMIELAEEGMTMLCVTHEMGFARQVANRVIFMDAGQIVEQNEPEEFFNNPKSDRTKLFLSQILGH is encoded by the coding sequence ATGTCTGAACTTATGTCCGACCGCCAAATCGACCGCTCCAAGATGCAGGTGAGCGACGAGGTCGCCATTGAAATCACCAACATGAACAAGTGGTACGGCTCCTTCCACGTGCTGCGCGACATCAACCTGACCGTCAACCAGGGCGAGCGGATTGTGATCGCGGGCCCGTCGGGCTCTGGCAAGTCCACCCTGATCCGCTGCCTGAACGCGCTGGAAGAGCATCAGCAGGGCAAGATCGTGGTGGATGGCACCGAACTGTCCAACGACCTCAAGAACATCGACAAGATCCGGTCCGAGGTTGGCATGGTGTTCCAGCACTTCAACCTGTTCCCGCATCTGACCATCCTGGAGAACTGCACCCTGGCGCCGATCTGGGTGCGCAAGACCCCCAAGAAGGAAGCTGAAGAGCGGGCGATGCACTTCCTGGAGAAGGTGAAGATCCCGGAGCAGGCCAACAAGTACCCGGGCATGCTCTCGGGCGGCCAGCAGCAGCGTGTGGCCATTGCGCGCTCGCTTTGCATGATGCCGCGCATCATGCTGTTCGACGAGCCGACCTCGGCGCTGGACCCGGAGATGATCAAGGAGGTGCTCGACACCATGATCGAGCTGGCCGAGGAAGGCATGACCATGCTGTGCGTGACCCACGAGATGGGCTTTGCCCGCCAGGTGGCGAACCGGGTGATCTTCATGGATGCGGGCCAGATCGTGGAGCAGAACGAGCCGGAAGAGTTCTTCAACAACCCGAAGAGCGACCGCACCAAGCTGTTCCTCAGCCAGATCCTGGGCCACTGA